Below is a window of Enterococcus gilvus ATCC BAA-350 DNA.
ATTTGCGACAATTCGTGATACGAAGGATCTGCCAGATACAGAGAAACTAGATGGAGCGATCCAAGAGTTCAAAGATATTTTTGACGCTTCTTCAGCTAACCAAGAAAAAGCATAATCGAGGTGAGAAAAAATCATGGCATCCTTAAATGAAATCAAAACACGGATTGCATCGACAAAGAAAACTAGTCAAATCACCAACGCTATGCAAATGGTATCAGCATCTAAATTGACGAAATCAGAAGCCTACTCAGCAAAATTTCAACTCTATGCTTCAAAAGTACGTGAAGTATTAACGCACTTAACAGCAAGTGAATTAACCGAGTTGGCCAATTCTGGTCGTGAATTAGGCGGAATCAACTACCACAGTATGTTGTTGAATCGTCCGGTTAAAAAAACGGGCTATATTGTGATTACTTCTGATGGTGGTTTGGTCGGAGGGTATAACAGCTCAATCTTGAAACAGACCATGACGATGCTTGAAGATGATCATGATTCTGCCGATGAATATGTTTTGTTAGCCATTGGTGGAACCGGAGCGGACTTTTTCAAAGCTCGTGGTGTTAAATTGGCCTATGAATTACGCAATTTATCGGATCAACCAAGCTTTGAAGAAGTGCGAAAGATCGTTTCCATGACGACCAGTATGTATGAAAACCAAGTCTTCGATGAATTGTACGTATGCTATAACCATCACGTCAATTCATTGTCTAGCCAGTTTCGGGTAGAAAAAATGCTGCCTATTTCTGATTTAGACCCAACTGAAGCACAGACGTATCGTGAAGAATATCTATTCGAACCTTCAAAAGAAGCAATTCTTGATCAATTACTTCCGCAATATGCTGAAAGTTTGATTTACGGAGCCATCGTTGATGCCAAAACAGCGGAGCATGCTGCTGGGATGACGGCAATGAAGACTGCGACAGATAACGCGGGTTCGATCATTGATGATTTAACGATTTCATACAATAGGGCTCGTCAAGCGGCGATCACCCAAGAGATTACTGAAATTGTCGGCGGGGCTTCCGCATTAGAATAATTTCGAGATTGGAGGAAAAAACATGAGTTCAGGCAAGATTGTTCAAGTTATTGGTCCCGTTGTCGACGTGGAATTTTCTTTAGATCAATCCTTACCAGACATCAACAATGCGTTGATCGTTTATAAAAATGATAAAACAAAAGTTGTTCTTGAAGCTGCTTTGGAACTTGGTGATGGTGTTATCCGCACAATCGCTATGGAAGCTACTGATGGTTTACAACGCGGAATGGAAGTTGTCGATACTGGCAAATCTATCTCTGTT
It encodes the following:
- a CDS encoding F0F1 ATP synthase subunit gamma — translated: MMASLNEIKTRIASTKKTSQITNAMQMVSASKLTKSEAYSAKFQLYASKVREVLTHLTASELTELANSGRELGGINYHSMLLNRPVKKTGYIVITSDGGLVGGYNSSILKQTMTMLEDDHDSADEYVLLAIGGTGADFFKARGVKLAYELRNLSDQPSFEEVRKIVSMTTSMYENQVFDELYVCYNHHVNSLSSQFRVEKMLPISDLDPTEAQTYREEYLFEPSKEAILDQLLPQYAESLIYGAIVDAKTAEHAAGMTAMKTATDNAGSIIDDLTISYNRARQAAITQEITEIVGGASALE